A single Ketogulonicigenium vulgare WSH-001 DNA region contains:
- a CDS encoding alpha/beta fold hydrolase, with translation MFLTINGCELYVEMLGGDDPAKPLIIAHHGAPGLGSHTEPKKSFGSLSDEYRVLVFDARGSGASGDEGPFTHEQWAADIDALRQWAGEERIIIAGGSYGGYMSMEYAIRYPQHVIAMVLRDTAPDNSFRAGSDARARNSDRITISAEDEDLYLRQREGRVRNNEEFKKSWGMILPLYDHKLDMDKVRERIETTPYHYATHNYAFSVNQKNFDLKPQLKDLKVPVLITVGRHDWITPVAASEKLHELLENSELKIFEHSGHSPQVEEADLWRATVRDFLRRHI, from the coding sequence ATGTTTTTGACCATCAACGGCTGTGAACTCTATGTCGAAATGCTGGGCGGGGATGATCCGGCAAAACCGCTGATCATCGCTCACCACGGCGCACCGGGCCTTGGCAGCCATACCGAGCCAAAGAAATCCTTTGGATCGCTGTCAGATGAATATCGCGTGCTGGTGTTCGACGCGCGCGGATCAGGGGCCAGCGGCGATGAAGGCCCATTCACCCATGAACAATGGGCCGCCGATATCGACGCGCTGCGCCAATGGGCGGGCGAGGAACGCATCATTATCGCCGGCGGCAGCTATGGCGGCTATATGTCGATGGAATATGCGATCCGCTATCCACAACATGTGATCGCCATGGTGCTGCGCGACACCGCGCCCGACAACAGCTTTCGGGCGGGATCAGACGCGCGGGCGCGCAACTCTGACCGGATCACCATCTCGGCCGAGGACGAGGACCTGTATTTGCGCCAGCGCGAAGGCCGCGTGCGCAATAACGAGGAGTTCAAGAAATCCTGGGGTATGATCCTGCCGCTTTACGACCACAAGCTGGACATGGACAAAGTGCGCGAGCGGATCGAGACCACCCCCTACCACTATGCCACACATAACTATGCGTTTTCCGTCAACCAAAAGAATTTCGACCTGAAGCCGCAGTTGAAAGATCTGAAGGTGCCGGTGCTGATCACCGTGGGTCGCCATGACTGGATCACGCCGGTGGCCGCCAGCGAAAAACTGCACGAGCTGCTGGAAAACAGCGAGCTGAAGATTTTCGAACATTCCGGTCACTCGCCGCAAGTCGAGGAAGCCGATCTGTGGCGCGCCACCGTGCGCGACTTCCTGCGCCGTCACATCTGA
- a CDS encoding alpha/beta fold hydrolase, which translates to MFVEINGCPLYVEMLGGDDPAKPLMITHHGAPGLGSHTEPKASFGALADEYRVLVFDARGSGKSGDIGPFTHEQWAADIDALRQWAGAEQIIMGGGSYGGFMSMEYATRYPSRVRAIVLRDTSPDNSHEDLANENAKSSSRIEIDLPLFDRMMQGKIIDNDDFKKAWAHILPLYDHDLDMEKVRQRVEHTPYHYATHNYAFSVNLRDYDLKDKLRELHVPMLITVGRHDWITPVACSEKIHDLVAGSELVIFENSGHSPQVEEADLWRATVRDFLRRKLAA; encoded by the coding sequence ATGTTTGTCGAAATCAATGGCTGCCCGCTGTATGTCGAAATGCTGGGCGGCGATGACCCTGCAAAACCGCTGATGATCACGCACCACGGCGCGCCGGGCCTTGGCAGTCACACCGAACCCAAGGCCTCGTTCGGGGCGCTGGCAGACGAATATCGTGTGCTGGTGTTCGATGCGCGCGGATCGGGCAAAAGCGGCGATATCGGCCCCTTTACCCATGAACAATGGGCGGCTGATATCGACGCTTTGCGCCAATGGGCGGGGGCTGAACAGATTATCATGGGCGGCGGCAGCTATGGCGGCTTCATGTCGATGGAATATGCAACGCGCTATCCCTCTCGCGTGCGCGCCATCGTGCTGCGCGATACCTCCCCCGACAACAGCCACGAAGATCTGGCCAATGAAAACGCCAAATCCTCATCGCGGATCGAGATCGACCTGCCGCTGTTTGATCGTATGATGCAGGGCAAGATCATCGACAATGATGATTTCAAAAAGGCCTGGGCGCATATCCTGCCGCTTTATGATCACGATCTGGATATGGAAAAGGTGCGCCAGCGGGTCGAACATACCCCCTATCACTATGCAACGCATAATTATGCCTTTTCGGTGAACCTGCGCGATTATGACCTAAAGGACAAATTGCGCGAGCTGCATGTGCCGATGCTGATCACTGTCGGGCGGCATGATTGGATCACGCCGGTCGCCTGCAGCGAAAAGATCCATGATCTGGTCGCAGGCAGCGAATTGGTCATTTTCGAAAACTCCGGCCATTCGCCGCAGGTCGAAGAGGCCGATCTGTGGCGCGCGACGGTGCGTGACTTCCTGCGCCGCAAGCTGGCTGCGTGA
- a CDS encoding M24 family metallopeptidase, with product MRQTLSRAVYEKIQSRVRDGMRKAGVDALIVEGDFDVAYLTGFFHSANERPCAVYMTLDETYMLVPALEADNAARQKALATFVVYDEFPGVEDAFSILLRRLAPRGTCAYSPETPAGRVAKFKSYAPAAEWIMADIVGDARLIKLPEEIALHREAARISDLMVLSGIELIREALAKGSPLPSESELATHVKAVGVRTMFAEHADIVIGKSMSGGLVYTGENSSYPHGLPSGQRLAHGDTFILSLGCAVGGRFAESERTFVLGEPSAQQRDYYDVAMRSQQIGSDALTVGTPCEAANRICLDVIRDAGMGKFIRHRQGHGIGVWLHEAPWISDGDSTPLAAGMVVSSEPGIYVPGHAGYRISDTILITDAGPERLTTYPRDLASCTIL from the coding sequence ATGCGCCAAACGCTATCCCGCGCGGTTTACGAAAAAATCCAGTCCCGCGTGCGCGACGGTATGCGCAAGGCGGGGGTCGATGCGCTGATCGTCGAGGGTGATTTCGATGTCGCCTATCTGACCGGCTTTTTCCATTCGGCCAATGAACGCCCCTGCGCCGTCTATATGACGCTGGACGAGACCTATATGCTGGTGCCCGCGCTTGAGGCCGACAATGCCGCCCGCCAAAAGGCGCTGGCGACCTTTGTGGTCTATGATGAATTTCCCGGGGTCGAGGATGCGTTTTCGATCCTGCTGCGCCGCCTTGCGCCGCGCGGCACCTGTGCCTATTCGCCCGAAACACCGGCGGGTCGCGTGGCAAAGTTCAAATCCTATGCACCGGCGGCCGAATGGATCATGGCCGATATCGTGGGTGATGCGCGCCTGATCAAACTGCCCGAGGAAATCGCCCTGCACCGCGAGGCGGCGCGGATTTCCGATCTGATGGTGCTGTCGGGGATCGAGCTGATCCGCGAAGCGCTGGCAAAGGGCAGCCCCCTGCCCAGCGAATCCGAACTTGCGACCCATGTAAAGGCAGTGGGTGTGCGGACAATGTTCGCCGAACACGCGGATATCGTGATCGGCAAGTCAATGTCGGGCGGGCTCGTGTATACAGGGGAGAATTCCTCTTATCCGCACGGCCTGCCATCGGGGCAACGCCTTGCGCATGGCGACACGTTCATCCTGTCACTGGGCTGCGCGGTGGGCGGGCGTTTTGCCGAAAGCGAGCGCACCTTCGTGCTGGGGGAACCCTCGGCCCAGCAGCGGGACTATTACGACGTTGCGATGCGATCGCAGCAGATCGGATCGGACGCCCTGACCGTCGGCACGCCATGCGAGGCGGCAAACCGCATCTGTCTGGATGTGATCCGCGACGCAGGCATGGGCAAATTCATCCGCCATCGCCAAGGCCATGGCATCGGCGTCTGGCTGCACGAGGCGCCGTGGATTTCGGATGGCGACAGCACGCCGCTGGCCGCTGGCATGGTCGTCTCGTCAGAGCCGGGGATCTATGTGCCCGGTCACGCCGGCTATCGGATTTCCGACACGATCCTGATCACCGACGCCGGCCCCGAACGCCTGACGACCTATCCGCGCGATCTGGCAAGCTGCACGATACTCTAA
- a CDS encoding ABC transporter permease: MQILGYIGWRVGRGLLTFWFAVTVTFFLVRLLPGDPVLVVSGPEMTEEIRAKMLADFGLDQPLTTQYVAYMRELAQGNLGVSFLRSQPVTTVLFERLPWTLLLTSSALVFTILLGIPLGVLAATRARGWADRAVQVVGIVGQSIFVPSIGILLLYTLGLMAGLFPIGGAVNPRAVGFDRYLSIAHHMVLPCMTLVLSSLAGYVLTLRSTLIETLGEEYCDLARAKGASERRVVWKHALRNALLPTTTLIGLQLGFLVGGAVLTETIYAYPGIGRAIYEAVGQMDFPVLQGAFVLLAATVVVANLLTDLIYGILDPRVRS; this comes from the coding sequence GTGCAAATACTTGGCTATATCGGATGGCGCGTTGGCCGCGGACTGTTGACGTTCTGGTTCGCGGTCACTGTGACCTTCTTTTTGGTGCGCCTTCTGCCCGGGGACCCCGTTCTGGTGGTCTCCGGCCCGGAGATGACCGAGGAAATTCGTGCAAAAATGTTGGCGGATTTCGGTCTCGATCAGCCGCTGACCACACAATATGTCGCCTATATGCGCGAATTGGCGCAGGGCAACCTCGGGGTGTCATTCCTGCGCTCGCAGCCCGTGACGACAGTGCTGTTTGAACGGTTGCCGTGGACGCTGCTGCTGACCTCGAGTGCGCTGGTTTTCACGATCCTGTTGGGCATTCCATTGGGGGTTCTGGCGGCGACGCGTGCGCGGGGATGGGCCGATCGCGCGGTCCAAGTGGTTGGGATCGTGGGTCAATCTATCTTTGTCCCCTCGATCGGCATCTTGCTGCTGTATACGCTGGGCCTGATGGCGGGATTGTTTCCCATCGGCGGTGCGGTAAACCCCCGCGCTGTTGGATTTGACCGCTATCTTAGCATCGCGCATCACATGGTGCTGCCGTGCATGACGCTGGTGCTGTCCAGCCTTGCCGGTTACGTGCTGACGCTGCGCTCGACCCTGATCGAGACACTGGGCGAGGAATATTGCGACCTTGCCCGCGCCAAAGGTGCCAGCGAGCGCCGCGTCGTCTGGAAACATGCGCTGCGCAATGCGCTGCTGCCGACGACCACGCTGATCGGGTTGCAACTGGGCTTTCTGGTCGGCGGCGCCGTGCTGACCGAGACGATCTATGCCTATCCCGGCATCGGTCGCGCGATCTACGAGGCGGTCGGGCAAATGGACTTTCCCGTTCTGCAGGGCGCCTTCGTGCTGCTGGCGGCAACTGTCGTGGTCGCCAACCTGCTGACCGATCTGATTTACGGCATTCTTGACCCACGGGTGCGCAGCTGA
- a CDS encoding ABC transporter permease: MSDITPTADIRPAARTWRAFRKNPLGISSAIILLVLATIAILAPYLAKFPSGYGRNILMPPSPENWFGTDDLGRDIYAQIIWGTRISMTIGFAASSLAIMIGVAVGVLAAYAKRLDAPLSMLVDVSLALPVLPLMILIAALVGPSLQTLIVVIALFSWPEVARVVRSQALSVTKLPYVDAARTIGGSHLWIIIRHILPAVAPIIIVAVVLTASRAVLSEAGLAFLGLGDPETWSWGTVLYNAQRSGSLTIAWWATFFPSIAILILVVAATLVSIAYNDARNPKTRES, translated from the coding sequence ATGAGTGATATAACCCCAACCGCCGATATTCGCCCTGCGGCCCGCACATGGCGCGCCTTTCGCAAAAACCCACTTGGGATCTCATCGGCCATCATTTTGCTGGTGCTGGCGACAATTGCCATCCTAGCACCCTATCTGGCGAAATTTCCCAGCGGCTATGGCCGCAATATCCTGATGCCGCCATCCCCCGAGAACTGGTTTGGCACCGATGATCTGGGCCGCGATATCTATGCCCAGATCATCTGGGGCACCCGGATCAGCATGACCATCGGCTTTGCCGCATCCAGCCTTGCGATTATGATCGGCGTGGCGGTGGGCGTGCTGGCCGCCTATGCCAAACGGCTGGATGCGCCGCTGTCGATGCTGGTCGATGTCTCGCTTGCCCTGCCCGTCCTGCCCTTGATGATCCTGATCGCGGCGCTGGTCGGCCCGTCTTTGCAAACGCTGATCGTGGTGATCGCGCTGTTCTCATGGCCGGAGGTTGCGCGCGTGGTGCGCTCTCAGGCGCTGTCGGTTACCAAACTGCCCTATGTCGATGCGGCGCGGACGATTGGCGGCTCGCATCTGTGGATTATCATCCGCCATATCCTGCCCGCTGTTGCACCGATCATTATCGTGGCGGTGGTGCTGACCGCCTCGCGCGCGGTGCTGTCCGAGGCCGGGCTCGCCTTCCTTGGCCTTGGCGATCCGGAAACATGGTCCTGGGGCACGGTGCTGTATAACGCGCAACGCTCTGGCTCGCTGACCATCGCGTGGTGGGCGACGTTCTTCCCCTCGATCGCGATCCTCATTCTGGTCGTCGCGGCAACGCTTGTCTCGATCGCCTATAACGACGCCCGCAACCCCAAAACACGAGAGTCCTGA
- a CDS encoding replication-associated recombination protein A — MSDLFDSGARHSRAPLAAILRPTSLDDVIGQDEITRAGSILRRRIAAGALGSVILYGPPGVGKTSIARAVGAMLGKSFRPLNATRAGVSDIRKLADEARMTPLLIFVDEVQRFSATQTDDLLAICEEGLVDFMGATTGNPYHVLTPALVSRSTILKLEPLDLTAMEQVLRRGLQHLAAGGTEVAISDPHLRMIAGRAGGDARRALTVLESLSVGHSGTVQITDAMLDEVFAAAPVNHDRTGDAHYDIISAFIKSMRGSDPDATLYWLARLIHGGEDPRFIARRMMIHASEDVGLADNTALQTAVAAAQAVEKIGYPEAQIVLAHAALHIARAPKSMSSYRGIATALAYVAANPAVPVPLHLRDAHYKGAEALGHTGYRLPHDDPRGWLDQDYGPFPPGSFYQSDARAAATFEKRADSYWQDVTGRPAARRLDEP; from the coding sequence ATGAGTGATCTGTTTGACAGCGGCGCGCGCCATTCCCGCGCGCCACTTGCGGCCATTTTGCGCCCGACCTCGCTGGACGATGTGATCGGACAGGACGAGATCACCCGTGCGGGCAGTATTTTGCGCCGCCGTATCGCTGCGGGCGCATTGGGGTCGGTGATCCTTTATGGCCCGCCGGGGGTTGGCAAAACCTCGATTGCGCGGGCGGTTGGGGCGATGCTGGGCAAAAGCTTTCGCCCGCTGAACGCAACGCGCGCTGGCGTATCGGACATCCGCAAGCTGGCGGACGAGGCGCGCATGACCCCGCTGCTGATCTTTGTTGACGAGGTGCAGCGTTTCAGCGCGACGCAAACCGATGACCTGCTGGCGATCTGCGAAGAGGGTCTGGTCGATTTCATGGGCGCGACCACCGGCAATCCTTACCATGTGCTGACACCGGCGCTGGTGTCGCGATCGACCATCCTGAAACTGGAACCGCTTGACCTGACGGCGATGGAACAGGTGTTGCGCCGCGGATTGCAGCATCTGGCTGCGGGCGGCACCGAGGTCGCGATCAGCGATCCGCATCTGCGCATGATTGCAGGACGTGCGGGCGGCGATGCGCGCCGCGCGCTGACGGTGCTGGAAAGCCTGTCGGTTGGGCATAGCGGCACGGTGCAGATCACCGATGCCATGCTGGACGAGGTGTTCGCCGCCGCGCCCGTCAACCATGACCGCACGGGCGATGCGCATTATGATATCATCTCGGCCTTTATCAAATCGATGCGCGGATCGGACCCTGATGCGACGCTTTATTGGTTGGCGCGGCTGATCCATGGCGGCGAGGACCCGCGCTTTATTGCGCGGCGGATGATGATCCATGCCTCGGAGGATGTCGGGCTTGCGGATAATACCGCGCTGCAAACGGCGGTCGCAGCGGCGCAAGCGGTCGAAAAGATCGGCTACCCCGAGGCGCAGATCGTCCTTGCCCATGCCGCCCTGCATATCGCCCGCGCGCCAAAATCGATGTCCAGTTATCGCGGTATCGCGACGGCGCTGGCCTATGTTGCGGCAAATCCTGCGGTTCCCGTCCCGCTGCATCTGCGCGATGCGCATTACAAAGGGGCCGAGGCGCTGGGGCACACGGGCTATCGCTTGCCCCATGATGATCCGCGAGGCTGGCTCGATCAGGATTACGGGCCATTCCCGCCCGGCAGCTTTTACCAAAGCGATGCGCGCGCCGCGGCCACATTCGAAAAACGCGCCGACAGCTATTGGCAAGATGTCACAGGCCGCCCAGCCGCGCGCCGGCTGGACGAGCCATAG